Within the bacterium genome, the region CATGAGGATGCAGCCGGTGACGAACGGGTTGGAAATTCCCGCGCGCGGCCGCCTGGAATTATCGCCGGGTGGTCATCATGTCATGCTGATGAATCTCAAACGCGGCCTCGCCCCCGGCGACAGCATAGCCGTGCAGCTTGAATTCGAGAGAAGCGGAGTCAGAACCGTTTTTTCTCACATCCGCCAACCCTGAGTTGAGCTTGGCGGCGAGTCTGGCGGGAGGTTGCGACTCGCCGCGATTGGCAGAAAAGACCCGGCTGGCAGGTGAGAGCCGCAGCAGATTGCCGGGAGTTTCACGCGCCAGCCGGATTCGAGTTGCCCTCTCGCGTCCGTCCTAAATCACAGCTCCTGTCAAAAGCGCTCCTGCGACGGCTTGGCCGTTGCGTCAAACCATCAGAGTTTCCACGGTTTTCGAAGTTTCGGAAGCCTCGGCTCAGCCGAGGTTGCAGCATTTGCAGACGGACACTATCTCACCAAAATCATCTTCTTCGTCTCCACCCACTCGCCCGCCTGCAGCCGGTAGAGGTAAACCCCGCTGGCAAGCTGCCCCGCCGCGAAAATCACCTCATGCGCCCCCGCCGGTTTGTGTGTGTTCTGCAGCAATGTTGCCACTTCCTTGCCGGTGAGGTCGAAGACTTTGAGCGTCACCTTTTGGGCTTGCGGCAAAGCAAAAGAGATTTGGGTGGAGGGGTTGAAGGGGTTGGGGTAGTTTTGGTGCAATGAAAAATCTCTTATCGGCCGGTTTGTTTCCGCAACGGACGTGGCGCTTGGCAATAACGGTGTCCAGGTGAGGCCTTGGTCTGCCGAACGAAGCACGCCAGAGTCAAATGTTCCCAGATAGAAGACATTGCCGATCGTATGCAAAGTTTGCATTTGCAACCAAAAAAATTTGGTTTGGTCAGGCAACCGTGCTTTTTGCCAAATGCCGGTATCGTCGTGCAATTGCCACATGCTGGTTTGGCCCACGACCGTGCGGAGCGCCACATCGAATCTCGATCCAAACGCCAGGAGATATGGTGACGAAATTGAAAGCCCAATGGTCAATCCCGATTCAAGAGGTTCAGGGAAAACAAACTTCGCCCAGCGATTGTCCGCGCCAAAACGATAGACACTGCTGTCGCCTGTAACATAAATGGGGAAAGAAATTCTTAAAAAGCTCCAATTCCTCAAAGGTGCATTCAGATTCTCCCAGGTCTCGCCATTATTGGTGGACCGAAAGAAAGCGACGCTGCCTTGCGTGCTGTTGAAAGCAAACACACTGTCCCCGCTAAACCACAGTGGGACAAAACTGCTGAAGCCAGCCAGGCTGGTCAGAATCCACGTCTGACCATTGTTGTTGGAACGGCGAACTGTCCCATCCAAAGACGTAACGAAGACGGTTCCGGCAATTGGGCTGAATGCGAGGTTGTTCGCTTGCGGCACATTGGCCAAAATCCACGTTTGCCCATTGTCCGTGGAACGGTAAAGCCGGCGCGTTGCCGAAACATTGTTGCTGTCGGTGATGGCGAAAGCGAGCGCATCACTTCTAATGCTCATCGTGAAAACGCGATGTCCCGCTGGTAGAGGCAACGGCAATTGCGTCCAGTTGTCGCCGTTATCAATCGTGCGAAACAATCCGCGTGACAGGCTGCTGCCGGAGGTATTAGCGGCAAAAATATGGCCATTCATGCTGCCCAGAAAAAAGCTGTAACCGGCGGTATTGAATCCGGTGTTCAAGCTGCGCCAAGTGTTGCCGTTGTCGGTGGAACGATAAAGCGCGATATTATGAACAAACATGTTTCCGGCGAGGTCTGTGAAAAGCGAGGCCGAGTTCAATGCAAGAGGAACGTTCAGTTGCGTCCACGAAGCGCCATCATTCAGCGAACGGAAGACGCCGTTGTAATTGACGGTGTTCCATCCCAAGAGTGCTGGAAATGTACGAATAACGGTTCGATTATCCGTCGGAAAAGGCGCATTTAGATTGGCCAATGCGGTTGAAGTATCCGCCGCGCGAAACAGACCGTTTTTGGCGATCACCAAATACGCCGTGGAGTATGGCAGAATTCGAAAAACCGTGTCAGTTGCGGCGGCCCAAGCTGTTTGTTGATGAGATGCTGCTGAAGGTTGTGGTGAGGCGAGAAACTGTGAATTGCTGAGGTCTATTCCGTGTCGTTCGTCATTAATGAGAAAAGGCGTTTGTGCCAATCCCACCTGCGCGACCATCAGAAGCGTTCGTACGAGGGCAATGATCAGTTTTCTCATGGTTGCTTCCTTGCGTTGAGTCTGTGGTGGTGAACTAGCCCGGCTTGCGCTTGCAGGCCTCAGAAGGTCAGAAAGGCTGCTTTGTGCCAGCCGGGACTTGCCTGCCGCACCGAATTATCTGATCAACACCATTCTCTTCGTCTCCACCCACTCGCCCGCCTGCAGCCGGTAGAGGTAAACCCCGCTGGCAAGCTGCCCCGCCGCGAAAATCACCTCATGCGCCCCCGCCGGTTTGTGTACGTTCTGCAGCAATGTTGCCACTTCCTTGCCGGTGAGGTCGAAGACTTTGAGCGTCACCTTTTGCGCTTGCGGCAAAGCAAAAGAGATTTGGGTGGAGGGGTTGAAGGGGTTGGGGTAGTTTTGTTCCAGTAAAATCTCTGATGGCAATTGCGACAACTGATCCCAGGCCTTCACAGAGGTGGAGGAATTCTCATACACGTAGACAACACCTGAGACAACCCCATTAACGATGCCATTGGGCGTCCCCACCAAGATGGCGTTACCTGAAATTGACACTTGATTTCCGAAAAGATTTGCTATTTGCCGATCACTCGCCGTTAGCTTGGCTGTTTCATTCCATCGGCTTCCAGCAGGTTGAAAAACAAATGCAGCTCCTGCTAAAATATCTGTGAAGTCGGCTCCCACTATCGCGTGAGTTTCAGAAACTGCAACTGCGATCCCGAAATCTCCTGCGTTGGGATCTGTTGACGTCAGTTTTGTGCGCAACCTCCAACCGCTGGTCGTTTGTTCGTAAAGATATGCGGCGCCTCTGGAATTGTGTGTCGGCGCTCCGACAATGGCATACTTCCCCGAGATATTAACGACACCAAATTGGTCGCCCGCCACTCCATCTGGTGCCGTCAGTTTCACTCGTTCGATCCAAGTGTCTTGCGTGCGCTCAAAGACATAGGCTGCTCCCTTTCTATTGTCTTTGCCATAAGCGCCGATGATGGCGAAATCGCCGGAGAGCGAAGAATACCAGCCAAAAACATCAAAAGGCGCAGCGTCGCTGGCAACAAGCTTCGTCTGTTCAAGCCAGCCCCCGGCTGTACGCATGAAAACGTATACTGCGCCTGCTGATCCATTAGCCGTTCGAGCTCCTGCGAGAGCATAATCACCGGAGATCGCGACGGAAGAGCCGAGGAACTCACGCGATTGCCCATCACTAGCGGTCAGCCTGGCCTCCTCTTTCCAAACGCCCTGTGTAAGCGCGAAAATGTAAACCGCGCCCGTGCCGCCGTTCACATGAGTAGCACCGATAATCGCTCGGTCACCAGCAAGCGAGGCCGTGATCCCAAAACCATCTCCTGCAACGCCATCGGTGGCGGTGAGGATGCTTTGTTGCACCCACCCGGCAGGCGAACGCTTGAAGACATAGGCAGCTCCTTGAGCCGAATTCTTGAAAGAAGCCCCGATGATTGCATAGTTTCCCGAGATTGAGACGGAGGCGCCAAAACCATCTCCTCTGACACCATCGCTGGCAAACAGTCTGGTCTCTGTAAATTGCGGCAATGCTTCCCCATGCAACAGCAAGGTGAGAAATCCGATTAGGAACGAGGCTCGCATTTTCTCTTTCTCCGAGATGTGGTCTTCTCTGCGCTTTTCGATTCTATGAAAGTGTTTGACGTTATCGAATCAAAACCATCCGCTTTGTTTCCACAAACTCACCAGCTTGCAATCTGTACAAATAAATTCCGCTGGGAAGATGCTGCGCTTCGAACGTCAGTGCATGCACGCCCGCAGCCCTGTGCTCGTTGTCCAGCAGCGTGGCGACTTCCTGGCCAGCGAGGTTGAAAATTTTTAGTGTTACTTCTTGAGCAGACGGCAAGGCAAAGGAGATTTTGGTCGAAGGGTTGAAGGGGTTGGGGTAATTTTGAAAAAGACCGAACAAGGCAGGCTGTCCATCACCTTCATTTACCGAAGTAGTTTGTGTTTTAAGCGCCCACAGCTCCAGCCCAGCACCAGCACCTTCGGCGCTAAAAAGGAGCGTGCCATCGACGTTTGTTAGATAGATCGGATTAAAGGGAGGGCCTACCTCTACTGTTCCATCCGCGGTGCCATCACTTTTCCACAACTTGTTGTTACTGAACGCGTCATAATGAGAAGCAAAGAAGAGTGTTCCATTGACATCGGTCAATAGCAGAATTTGTGATATTTTTTCAGAAGTAAGGTCCTTGACCAGTAGAGTGCCTTCAGGCGTCCCGTCGCTCTTCCACAAGCTGATTCTTTGTATATCATGAAATGCCCAAAAGAAAAGGGATCCGTTAACTGCGGTCAATGATCTTGGGAATGAATTCACAATTACCGTCTGGTTTATGTCTTTTACGAGTACGGTACCTTCAAGACTCCCGTCGCTCTTCCATAGCTCTAATCCGGTAGTCGTACCCTCAACCGCACCAAAGAAAAGCGTACCATTCACATTTATAAGCTCGCTTTGATAAAACGAATTAGAGCTTATACTACTCCCATTCCCCGGATTAATGTCTTTGACCAATACTGTTCCGGTAGCGGTCCCGTCGCTTTTCCACAATTCAAAACCACTGACACCGTCATTGGCGAAAAAGAAAAGTGTTCCATTGGCATTAGTCGGGATGAAGGGAGATGAAAATCCTCCTGGGAAGGTTTTCAAGAGCACAGTCCCATCGGCAGAACCATCGCTTTTCCACAATTCATAACCGTTCACGAAACCTTTGTTGTTGAAGAAGAATAGTGTTCCATTGACGTTAGTTAGTCCGTAAAGCTGTGAATCGCCTACAGGGTTAATGTCTTTGACCAATAAAGTTCCTTCGGCAGTTCCGTTGCTTCTCCATAATTCTATCCCATGTTCTTGGTCATTGGCAATAAAAAACAGAGTCCTGTTGACAAATGTTAAAAACGATGTGAATGATTTACCCTCGGGGTCAAATTTTTTGATTAGCGATGTGCCATCTGTGGTACCATCACTTTTCCAAAGAATGAAGTCATTATAAGAAACAGCCGCAAGAAAGAAAAGTACACCATCGCCGTTTACAAAGTTACTAAAGAAAAAAGCTTTACCAACTGCTGGATCGCTAACTATGATTGGGACTGTACCTTCTGACGTGCCGTTGCTTTTCCAGAGGCCAATACCATTGATACCGTCAGTGGCTCGAAAAAAAAGTGTTCCATTGACATTTGTCAGTTCATACGGTCCCGAACCATTTGGACCAGGATTTATATCCTTAACGAGATACGGGACCTGAGCATTAGCTATCGTTGAAAGTGAAACAAGCAAGATGACAATAGCGGCTTTCTTTGTAGGGATCTTACAGTTCATTTGCACAATCCTTTTAAAGTGTGAATGGGATGAATGGAATGAATGTGTTGCTGCCCTTGCCAGATACTGATTTCCGGCTGGTCTGCAAGAATGCCGATAACGAAAACAGTGCCACGCTGAAATCACAATGCGGGATCAAATAACTCTGCAATAAGATCAACAGATCAAGCAGTGACCCAAAGGATGGGATGAATGCGCCAAAAGTGCGGAAGGTGGAATGGATTCCAGTCGTCTGTAGAGAAGTCCCAGAAAAAGACCATAATTCACTGCCAATGGACGTACCCGCGGCGAGCCCCCGAGAGACTTGCCAGCCAATGAAACCAGATTGCCGGTGCCAATCACGAACTCTTGCATTCCAGTTCTCCGTTTCCGTAATGGCCTCGCCGTCAGCGATCTGAATCCCGAGAAAGCGAGTGCGGCAAAGATGGCTGTTCTGCCCGCCAGAAACAGTAGGCATTTGGCCGTACGGGTCAGGAATACGCCTAGCGTCGCGTTGGTGCAGCTCACGACTGCTTGGGGTCGGGCACGCGATGCGGGGAATACTGATCTTCTCAGCGCGCAGCCGGTGGGCGCGGCTCGGCTGGCTCAGCAGAATGCCTAGCGTGTGCGCCATTGGCCTAGTGCCGCTGCAGTTTCTTCTCCTTAGCTTGCCTCGCCGCTTGCCCCTGCCTCAGTTCAGGGAGGTCGTGAGCCAGTCCAGCCTGTCTGGTTCCTCCAAACCATGCGCTTGATGAGGCACGGGGGGAGCCTCATCAAGCGGCCCTGCCGTGCGGCAAGATTTCCCTTTTCATTGATCGCGCAAATCCTTAGAATGGGCGCTCCGAAACTCTGACTTCCGGCCAAGGAGCGCGATCGTGAATGAAGTAACAACCTCTGACTTCATTATTGCCATAGGCTTCACGGTTGCCATGATCAGCCTGGTCGTCGGCATGTTCGGTTTTCAACTGGTGATTTCAGCAAGAAGGCTCCGCAAGACGCAGCGGCTGGCGGACGCCGCGCTGGAATTCACGCCTGCTTTCATCACGATCCTGCTCGATGGTCGCGACCGTGTTGCCGACGTCAAGGTGCGCCATCCGGCAGTGGCCGGCCATTTGCGTACGGCACTGTTCGGCATAAAGCTCGCAGAGCTGGGCTTCCTGCCAGCCGCGCTGCGGATTCCTCGCGACGCTGTTGCCGCCCCGGCGCCGCCGGTGGAGGCGGCCAGCCGCCGCGCGCCGCTGCAATTGCCAGACGGCGAAGTTCTCTACCTCGAATGGGAGCGGCAACGCTCCGGGGACAATTCCGACTTCCACCTCCTGCGGGGATTCGACATCACCAACGAGCTGTTGCACACGCAGCGCAAGCTGCAAGTGCTGTCCGCCACTTCCTCGGAAGGGGAGGAGCGCGAGCGCAAACGCATCGCCGAGGATCTCCACGATCGCATCGGCGAAATCCTGATTTCCTCCTCACGCCTGCTCGATAACCTGAAAAAGCAGAACGCCACGCCGGAGATACGGCAGGGGCTCGAAGAGTTGGAACGCACCATTGCAGAATTCACCAAGGGCACGCGCACGCTGATTTCCGATCTCGTGCCGCCCATCCTCTACAATGTCGGCTTGGTGGCGGCCCTTGAAGCGCTGGCGGTGGATTTCAAGCGGCAGCACGATCTTGCCATTCAGCTCGAAGACGGCTGGCAGGAAATGCAGATCAATCAGGAAATTGGCATTTTCCTTTACAAAGCCGTGCGGGAGTTCATTTACAATGCCGTCAAACACGGCGGCGCAGATGAGATTCTCATCTCGCCGAGTCGCGCCGAGCACCAGCTCGCCCTGACGGTGGAAGACAATGGCTCGGGCTTCGCCGTGGAGGCCAGCCAGTTGGCGATGAATACCGATTCAGGCTTCGGCTTGTTCAATGTGAAGAATCGCGTGGAATACTATCAAGGTGGGCTCGAGATCGGCAATTCAGCCAAATTGGGCGGCGGACAGATTCGCGTTTGGGTGCCGCAAGACAAGGCGGGGCGTGGGGAGTAGGGTGGAGGGGAGTAGGGCGAAGGGTAGTAGTCGAGCATACGGCCATTGACCACTGGCCATTCTGAATGGTCAAATGACCAACCAGCGACCAGCAACGAACGACCATCAACCAACGATTAACCTGAAACCAACTTCAGGGCAAAAGGATCACCAGACGCAATGAAGATCAAAGTCCTGTTGGTTGAAGATCATCACGTGATTCGCGCGGGATTTCGCGCGCTGCTGGAGAGCCAGTCTGCGGTGGAAGTGGTGGGCGAGACGGATAACGGTGCGGAGGCGATTGATCTGGCGCTCAAGCTGCAGCCGCAGGTGGTGATTATGGATATCGGTTTGCGCGGCTCAGAAATCACCGGCACGCAGGCCACACGCAAAATCACCGCGGCGCACAAGGAGATCAAAGTCATTGCGCTTTCCGTGATGGAAGACGGCCCCCACGTCAAAGGCATGATGTCAGCCGGCGCCTCGGGCTATTTGTCCAAAGGTTGCACCGCCGATGAATTGCACGAAGCCATTCAAACCGTGATGGAAGGCAAATTCTACTTTAGCAAAGGCGTGAATGCCACGATTCAGGAAGAGTTCGTGAATATCCTGCGGCAGACCCCCTCGCCCAATCCCAATGCCCTGAGCGACCGCGAGCTGGAAGTTTTGCGGTTTATTGCTCTGGGAGAAAATTCCAAAACCATCGCCCTCCGTTTCAATATTTCCTCCAAAACCGTTGACACCCACCGCCGCAATATCATGGAAAAGCTCAAACTCTACAGCGTGGCAGACTTGACGAAGTATGCCATTCGGGAGAAGATCATTCAGGAAGGGGAGTGAGGGCTTTTAGCCACAGATCGACACGGATTGTCACGGCTGAATGCAAAACATGAAATCCGTGAGAATCCGTGTTCATCCGTGGCCCCTTCTTTCGGCTATTGCAGGGCCGTTTGCTGTGCTTTTCTCAATTGAAAGACGCCGATTGTGAACAAGAGATTACGTATGATGTTTACAACGGCGTGCGTTTCGAAGAGGCCTTTCAGCAGATCATGATTTTTGGTGAACATGAAAGCAGAGAGAACCAGGGAGGTGCTGTAATACAGCAGCATGGCAAGCAGCATCCAGAAGCGATAATCGCCGGTGAGATTTGCAGGCGTTTGACGCCACAAGGCTTGTAGGGTGAGAAAGGAAAACGTGCTCAACAAGAGAACGGCAAGCGGCCTGGTGAGATTGTTATAGGATCCCGGTTCGAGACTCTCCAGACCGGCAAGCTTCACCAAGATAAAACAAAAGAGGTATACGGGAATGCTTGCGCGCATCAGGCGGGCAACGGTGGCATCCGTCTGCCAATTCGTGATGATCAAGGCGAGCAAGACATATTCCACCAGTGTATAGACATGAAAAAACCAGGCACTCTGTATGCCCTGCGCACTGAGAATGAGCAAAATGATCTCAGCAAGGGTGGCAGAGGCAAAGAACGCCCACAAGAACTGCAGGCCATTGGCTGGTCTGGTGTGACGCCTGAGGAGCGTGGCCCATGCCAGGAAGGGCAGGGAAGTCGAAATGCTTGAACACAGAATAAGTAGGGGATACCTCATCTCGTTCCCGATTTCTTAATGCGGGTGCGAAGCGTCTCACAATTCCGAACGCGAACGAGCCGCCTCCAGACGAGGCGCTTCGATCTGAGATCAGGCGCGCAGGAACACGATTAGAGGAGTTGCGGCCGGACGCGATCAGTCGTGGTCGAGTTTTCTTGCTGAAGCAACACGGACTTGACTCTCTGAAGACCCATGGAGCCGGAAATGCAGTGCTGGCATGGTAAACAAAAAGCGGCAAAAACGCAACAGGGCCGGTTAGAAATGAAAAGTCCATCCGCTGCAC harbors:
- a CDS encoding T9SS type A sorting domain-containing protein, with amino-acid sequence MRKLIIALVRTLLMVAQVGLAQTPFLINDERHGIDLSNSQFLASPQPSAASHQQTAWAAATDTVFRILPYSTAYLVIAKNGLFRAADTSTALANLNAPFPTDNRTVIRTFPALLGWNTVNYNGVFRSLNDGASWTQLNVPLALNSASLFTDLAGNMFVHNIALYRSTDNGNTWRSLNTGFNTAGYSFFLGSMNGHIFAANTSGSSLSRGLFRTIDNGDNWTQLPLPLPAGHRVFTMSIRSDALAFAITDSNNVSATRRLYRSTDNGQTWILANVPQANNLAFSPIAGTVFVTSLDGTVRRSNNNGQTWILTSLAGFSSFVPLWFSGDSVFAFNSTQGSVAFFRSTNNGETWENLNAPLRNWSFLRISFPIYVTGDSSVYRFGADNRWAKFVFPEPLESGLTIGLSISSPYLLAFGSRFDVALRTVVGQTSMWQLHDDTGIWQKARLPDQTKFFWLQMQTLHTIGNVFYLGTFDSGVLRSADQGLTWTPLLPSATSVAETNRPIRDFSLHQNYPNPFNPSTQISFALPQAQKVTLKVFDLTGKEVATLLQNTHKPAGAHEVIFAAGQLASGVYLYRLQAGEWVETKKMILVR
- a CDS encoding T9SS type A sorting domain-containing protein; the protein is MRASFLIGFLTLLLHGEALPQFTETRLFASDGVRGDGFGASVSISGNYAIIGASFKNSAQGAAYVFKRSPAGWVQQSILTATDGVAGDGFGITASLAGDRAIIGATHVNGGTGAVYIFALTQGVWKEEARLTASDGQSREFLGSSVAISGDYALAGARTANGSAGAVYVFMRTAGGWLEQTKLVASDAAPFDVFGWYSSLSGDFAIIGAYGKDNRKGAAYVFERTQDTWIERVKLTAPDGVAGDQFGVVNISGKYAIVGAPTHNSRGAAYLYEQTTSGWRLRTKLTSTDPNAGDFGIAVAVSETHAIVGADFTDILAGAAFVFQPAGSRWNETAKLTASDRQIANLFGNQVSISGNAILVGTPNGIVNGVVSGVVYVYENSSTSVKAWDQLSQLPSEILLEQNYPNPFNPSTQISFALPQAQKVTLKVFDLTGKEVATLLQNVHKPAGAHEVIFAAGQLASGVYLYRLQAGEWVETKRMVLIR
- a CDS encoding T9SS type A sorting domain-containing protein; protein product: MNCKIPTKKAAIVILLVSLSTIANAQVPYLVKDINPGPNGSGPYELTNVNGTLFFRATDGINGIGLWKSNGTSEGTVPIIVSDPAVGKAFFFSNFVNGDGVLFFLAAVSYNDFILWKSDGTTDGTSLIKKFDPEGKSFTSFLTFVNRTLFFIANDQEHGIELWRSNGTAEGTLLVKDINPVGDSQLYGLTNVNGTLFFFNNKGFVNGYELWKSDGSADGTVLLKTFPGGFSSPFIPTNANGTLFFFANDGVSGFELWKSDGTATGTVLVKDINPGNGSSISSNSFYQSELINVNGTLFFGAVEGTTTGLELWKSDGSLEGTVLVKDINQTVIVNSFPRSLTAVNGSLFFWAFHDIQRISLWKSDGTPEGTLLVKDLTSEKISQILLLTDVNGTLFFASHYDAFSNNKLWKSDGTADGTVEVGPPFNPIYLTNVDGTLLFSAEGAGAGLELWALKTQTTSVNEGDGQPALFGLFQNYPNPFNPSTKISFALPSAQEVTLKIFNLAGQEVATLLDNEHRAAGVHALTFEAQHLPSGIYLYRLQAGEFVETKRMVLIR
- a CDS encoding ATP-binding protein, whose translation is MNEVTTSDFIIAIGFTVAMISLVVGMFGFQLVISARRLRKTQRLADAALEFTPAFITILLDGRDRVADVKVRHPAVAGHLRTALFGIKLAELGFLPAALRIPRDAVAAPAPPVEAASRRAPLQLPDGEVLYLEWERQRSGDNSDFHLLRGFDITNELLHTQRKLQVLSATSSEGEERERKRIAEDLHDRIGEILISSSRLLDNLKKQNATPEIRQGLEELERTIAEFTKGTRTLISDLVPPILYNVGLVAALEALAVDFKRQHDLAIQLEDGWQEMQINQEIGIFLYKAVREFIYNAVKHGGADEILISPSRAEHQLALTVEDNGSGFAVEASQLAMNTDSGFGLFNVKNRVEYYQGGLEIGNSAKLGGGQIRVWVPQDKAGRGE
- a CDS encoding response regulator transcription factor; this encodes MKIKVLLVEDHHVIRAGFRALLESQSAVEVVGETDNGAEAIDLALKLQPQVVIMDIGLRGSEITGTQATRKITAAHKEIKVIALSVMEDGPHVKGMMSAGASGYLSKGCTADELHEAIQTVMEGKFYFSKGVNATIQEEFVNILRQTPSPNPNALSDRELEVLRFIALGENSKTIALRFNISSKTVDTHRRNIMEKLKLYSVADLTKYAIREKIIQEGE